The following proteins come from a genomic window of Eubalaena glacialis isolate mEubGla1 chromosome X, mEubGla1.1.hap2.+ XY, whole genome shotgun sequence:
- the UTP14A gene encoding U3 small nucleolar RNA-associated protein 14 homolog A, producing the protein MRSSRAAESSLLALNQQEELEDLPREYPLSTSEDEGDSDGERKHQKLLEAISSLDGKNRRKLAERSEASLKVSEFNVSSEGSREKLVLSDLLELVKTSSSLAAVKKQLNRVKSKKTVELPLHREEIERIHREVAFNKTSQVLSKWDPVVQKNRQAEQLVFPLSKQQSVFAPIEHVVSGWKARTPLEQEIFNLLHKNKQPVTDPLLTPMEKASLKAMSLEEVKMRRAELQRARALQSYYEARARREKKIKSKKYHKLLKKGKAKQALKEFEKLRKVNPAAALEELEKLEKARMMERMSLKHQNSGKWAKSKAIMAKYDLEARQAMQEQLARNKELMQKIQVASESAEEEGVAEEEGEPFVPDVVNEVQVKASGPNPWMFRNHSSDTKEAEVQGDPEELAEPAAQEAPESEEEGPVVAEEILLKEFEERRSLRQKSGLNQIAKPVGSQETKDPSSQGVLSELRALSQKLNRENHQSRKQELSSTRTVLAVQREEPAGEEEEPLLLQRPERARTLDELEELGKEGCFQNKELPRAAVEGQQWERNPSNHLGVPKEKKRKEQMIALQNVLTTKSPSMKSLAVPTTVEELEDEEERDQRQMIKEAFAGDDVIRDFLKEKREAVEASKPKDVDLTLPGWGEWGGVGLKPSAKKRRRFLIKAPEGPPRKDENLPNVILSEKRNIHAAAHQVRMLPYPFTHHQQFERTIQTPIGSTWNTQRAFQKLTMPKVVTKPGHIIKPIKAEDVGYRSSSRSDLSVVQRNPKRLSIRHKKQLKKNSVD; encoded by the exons ATGAGGTCGAGTCGGGCTGCGGAGAG CAGCCTTCTGGCTTTAAACCAACAGGAAGAACTAGAGGATTTGCCAAGAGAGTACCCCTTGAGCACCAGTGAAGATGAG GGGGACAGTGATGGAGAAAGAAAGCATCAAAAGCTTCTGGAAGCAATCAGTTCACTTGATGGAAAGAATAG GCGGAAATTGGCTGAGAGATCTGAGGCTAGTCTGAAGGTGTCAGAGTTCAATGTCAGTTCTGAAG GATCAAGAGAAAAGCTGGTCCTTTCAGATCTGCTTGAGCTTGTTAAAACTTCATCCTCATTGGCTGCTGTGAAAAAGCAGCTGAATAGAGTCAAATCGAAGAAGACTGTGGAGTTACCCCTTCACAGAGAAGAGATTGAGCGG ATCCACAGAGAAGTGGCATTCAATAAAACCTCACAAGTCCTCTCCAAATGGGATCCCGTCGTTCAGAAGAACCGGCAAGCAGAGCAGCTGGTTTTTCCCCTGAGCAAGCAGCAGTCCGTCTTTGCTCCCATCGAACATGTGGTCAGTGGCTGGAAG GCAAGAACTCCCCTGGAGCAGGAGATTTTTAATCTCCTCCATAAGAACAAGCAGCCAGTGACAGACCCTTTACTGACTCCCATGGAAAAGGCCTCTCTCAAAGCCATGAGCCTGGAAGAG GTGAAGATGCGCCGAGCAGAGCTTCAAAGGGCCCGGGCCCTGCAGTCCTACTATGAGGCCAGGGCtcgaagagagaagaaaatcaaaagcaaaaa GTATCACAAACTTCTGAAGAAAGGAAAGGCCAAGCAAGCCCTAAAAGAGTTCGAGAAGCTGCGGAAGGTCAATCCTGCTGCAGCATTGGAAGAACTGGAAAAACTCGAAAAGGCCAGAATGATG GAACGAATGAGCCTTAAGCACCAGAACAGTGGAAAATGGGCAAAGTCAAAGGCAATTATGGCCAAATATGACCTGGAG GCTCGCCAGGCTATGCAGGAACAATTGGCCAGGAACAAAGAGCTGATGCAGAAGATCCAGGTGGCCTCCGAGAGTGCGGAAGAGGAGGGAGTTGCGGAGGAAGAGGGTGAACCCTTTGTCCCTGACGTGGTGAATGAGGTGCAGGTGAAGGCAAGCGGACCGAACCCCTGGATGTTCAGGAATCACTCCAGTGACACAAAAGAGGCTGAGGTCCAGGGGGACCCTGAAGAACTTGCCGAGCCTGCAGCCCAGGAGGCTCCTGAAAGTGAGGAAGAAGGACCAGTGGTGGCGGAAGAAATTCTGTTGAAAGAATTTGAGGAAAGGCGATCACTTAGACAAAAGTCTGGGCTCAACCAGATCGCCAAGCCAGTGGGCAGTCAAGAAACAAAAG ATCCTAGCAGCCAGGGGGTGCTGTCTGAATTGAGGGCACTGTCTCAGAAACTCAACAGGGAGAACCATCAGTCCAGGAAGCAAGAACTGAGTTCAACGAGGACAGTCCTGGCGGTCCAGAGAGAGGAACctgctggggaggaagaggagcctCTGTTGCTGCAGAGGCCGGAGAGAGCACGGACTCTGGACGAACTGGAGGAGCTGGGCAAAGAAGGATGTTTTCAAAACAAGGAGCTTCCCAGAGCTGCGGTAGAAGGGCAGCAGTGGGAGAGGAACCCAAGTAATCATCTTGGTGTCcccaaggagaagaaaaggaaggagcaaATGATTGCTCTCCAGAACGTCCTGACCACAAAATCTCCTTCCATGAAGTCCTTGGCAGTTCCCACGACAGTAGAGGAGTTG GAAGATGAAGAAGAGAGAGATCAAAGGCAGATGATAAAGGAAGCTTTTGCTGGGGATGATGTCATCAGAGACTTCttgaaagagaagagggaagcTGTGGAGGCCAGTAAGCCAAAGGACGTGGACCTGACTCTGCCTGGCTGGGGCGAGTGGGGTGGTGTGGGCCTGAAGCCCAGTGCCAAGAAGAGACGCCG GTTTCTCATTAAAGCCCCTGAGGGTCCTCCAAGGAAAGACGAGAATTTGCCAAATGTGATTCTCAGTGAGAAGCGGAACATCCATGCAGCGGCTCATCAG GTGCGGATGCTTCCATATCCATTCACACACCATCAGCAATTTGAAAGGACCATTCAGACCCCTATAGGATCTACATGGAACACCCAGAGGGCCTTCCAAAAGCTGACTATGCCCAAGGTTGTCACCAAGCCAGGCCATATCATTAAGCCTATAAAAGCAGAGGATGTGGGCTACCGGTCTTCCTCAAGGTCAGACCTCTCTGTCGTACAGAGAAATCCAAAACGACTCTCCATACGTCACAAAAAACAGCTGAAGAAAAACTCTGTAGATTGA